One Periophthalmus magnuspinnatus isolate fPerMag1 chromosome 15, fPerMag1.2.pri, whole genome shotgun sequence genomic window carries:
- the LOC117382333 gene encoding phytanoyl-CoA hydroxylase-interacting protein-like produces MEVPGLAHNLSSPLSPCEGMIKDLSLDSIQLCERDGKSQDGNISEMEELPVPQNIKISNITCDSFKICWDMEARSKERITHYFIDLNKKENKNSNKFKHKDVPTKLVAKAVPLPMTVRGHWFLSPRTEYTVAVQNASKQTDGDYAVSEWSEIIEFCTADYSTVHLNQLLEKAEVIAGRMLPFSVFYRNQNKEYFDHCRDAQENRMLLSVKDNSGSHGSPISGKLEGIFFSCNTEFNTGKPPQDSPYGRQRFEVRADALLNPDTNLYFGDLYCMYTAYHYVILVLAPKGSQGDDFCKERLPALDITNNRFMTCKQSEAGDGRLVFHHAQDVILEVIFTEPVDLSLGKVAEISGHQLMSLSTVNAKKDPSCKTCNISVGR; encoded by the exons GTAAGTCCCAAGATGGAAATATCTCAGAGATGGAGGAGCTCCCCGTCCCCCAGAACATCAAGATCAGTAACATCACCTGTGACTCCTTCaaaatctgctgggacatggAAGCACGCAGCAAAGAACGTATCACCCACTACTTCATCGACCTCAACAAGAAGGAGAACAAGAACTCCAACAAGTTCAAACACAAG GATGTCCCGACCAAGCTGGTGGCAAAGGCCGTGCCCCTGCCCATGACGGTCAGGGGGCACTGGTTCCTAAGTCCACGCACAGAGTACACGGTGGCCGTCCAGAATGCATCCAAGCAAACAGATGGAGATTACGCAGTGTCCGAGTGGAGCGAGATCATCGAGTTCTGCACCGCTG ACTATTCCACAGTGCATCTAAACCAGCTTCTGGAGAAAGCAGAGGTCATCGCTGGTCGCATGCTGCCTTTCTCTGTCTTTTACAGAAACCAGAACAAAGAATACTTTGACCACTGCAG AGATGCACAGGAGAACCGTATGCTTCTCTCAGTGAAGGACAACAGTGGCAGTCATGGTTCCCCCATCAGCGGGAAACTGGAGGGCATCTTCTTCAGCTGTAACACAGAGTTCAACACGGGGAAACCGCCGCAGGACTCTCCCTATGGGCGACAGCGCTTTGAGGTGCGAGCGGATGCCCTGCTAAACCCAGACACCAACCTGTACTTTGGGGACCTGTACTGCATGTACACAGCCTACCACTACGTCATCCTGGTCCTGGCACCCAAAGGATCCCAAGGAGACGACTTCTGTAAGGAGAGGCTCCCTGCTCTGGACATCACCAACAACCGCTTCATGACGTGCAAACAGAGCGAGGCGGGTGACGGCCGCCTGGTGTTCCACCATGCCCAGGACGTGATCCTGGAGGTCATCTTCACCGAGCCCGTGGACCTGTCTCTGGGGAAGGTGGCTGAGATCAGCGGGCACCAACTCATGAGCCTCTCTACAGTAAACGCCAAGAAGGACCCCAGCTGCAAGACGTGCAACATCAGTGTGGGGCGCTAA